A single window of Rhizobium indicum DNA harbors:
- a CDS encoding VCBS domain-containing protein yields MANHKPVAGDVYQPIFNIDNPIDGNILDNTSSVDADGDQVRLNFVNGQRIPQPADPNGPATTTTVEGKYGTLTVYSNGNYTYELDHTNPVVSALGPGDQLVDQFNFKISDGKGATDFGLLNIAVDLPERGDVFVNFEDVGNHDFPTGYKGFDWGAWYDGDDATVREEADGNHYLGGGVFWTPIQAADGGNFQIEQFSVANGTSDYDNVLTIEGKLDGDTVFLVTVNVTADSIHDPQVIDLSAYGEIDSLVLDTEPVINETSGPDYYGAQYDNFHFIV; encoded by the coding sequence ATGGCAAACCACAAGCCGGTCGCAGGTGATGTATACCAGCCTATTTTCAACATCGACAACCCGATCGACGGCAACATCCTGGACAATACAAGTTCGGTGGATGCCGACGGAGATCAGGTGCGTCTCAACTTCGTCAATGGACAGCGAATTCCGCAACCGGCCGATCCGAACGGGCCTGCCACGACCACCACAGTCGAGGGAAAATACGGCACTCTGACCGTCTATTCCAACGGTAACTACACATATGAGCTCGATCACACCAACCCGGTGGTATCAGCGCTCGGCCCGGGAGACCAACTCGTCGACCAGTTCAATTTCAAGATCTCGGATGGCAAAGGCGCCACCGATTTCGGCTTGCTCAACATCGCGGTCGACCTGCCGGAACGCGGCGACGTCTTCGTCAATTTCGAGGATGTCGGCAACCACGACTTCCCGACGGGCTACAAAGGCTTCGATTGGGGCGCCTGGTACGATGGTGACGACGCGACTGTGCGGGAGGAAGCGGATGGCAACCACTATCTGGGAGGAGGCGTGTTCTGGACACCCATCCAAGCCGCCGATGGCGGCAACTTTCAGATCGAGCAATTCAGTGTCGCAAACGGCACATCGGACTATGACAACGTTCTGACGATCGAAGGTAAGCTGGACGGCGATACCGTATTCTTGGTCACAGTCAACGTCACCGCCGACAGCATTCATGACCCGCAAGTGATCGATCTCAGCGCCTACGGCGAAATCGACTCTCTCGTGCTCGACACCGAACCCGTCATCAACGAAACGAGCGGCCCGGATTATTACGGCGCGCAATACGACAACTTTCATTTCATCGTCTGA
- a CDS encoding ABC transporter ATP-binding protein, which translates to MPAISLEVENLSAGYGPTRVLEGISFSVPAGARLAVLGRNGMGKTTLLATLAGQTRRYEGSIRLGDSDVTTAPSAARAHKGLGYVPQARCIFPTLTVEENLFVGLKARPKTALEEAYAMFPRLKERRRNLGSQLSGGEQQMLSTARTILGRPSVLLLDEPLEGLAPVICEELMAAFADLAKTGDMTILLVEQRIQSALDFADQVVILERGRLAWTGTPENLTRDHEAVERLLGVGGLH; encoded by the coding sequence ATGCCAGCCATATCGCTTGAGGTCGAGAATCTGTCGGCCGGATATGGGCCGACGAGGGTGCTCGAAGGCATTTCCTTCTCGGTGCCGGCAGGCGCTCGGCTTGCCGTGCTCGGCCGCAATGGCATGGGCAAGACCACGCTGCTGGCAACGCTTGCCGGGCAGACCAGGCGATATGAGGGCAGCATCCGCCTCGGCGATTCGGATGTCACGACGGCACCGAGTGCTGCACGCGCGCACAAGGGCCTCGGATATGTGCCGCAGGCACGCTGCATCTTCCCGACGCTGACAGTCGAAGAAAACCTTTTCGTCGGCTTGAAGGCGCGACCGAAAACGGCGCTGGAGGAAGCCTATGCGATGTTCCCGCGCCTGAAGGAGCGCCGCCGCAACCTCGGCAGCCAGCTTTCCGGCGGCGAGCAGCAGATGCTCTCCACCGCCCGCACCATTCTCGGCCGCCCCTCCGTCCTGCTGCTCGACGAACCGCTGGAGGGCCTCGCGCCCGTTATCTGCGAGGAACTGATGGCCGCCTTCGCCGACCTCGCCAAGACCGGAGACATGACCATCCTGCTGGTCGAGCAGCGCATCCAGAGCGCGCTCGATTTCGCCGATCAGGTCGTCATTCTCGAACGCGGCAGACTGGCCTGGACCGGAACGCCGGAGAACCTCACCAGGGATCACGAGGCTGTCGAGAGGCTGCTCGGGGTCGGCGGCCTGCATTGA
- a CDS encoding ABC transporter ATP-binding protein yields MSPVFEVANLKKAFGGLAVTNNVSLTMSPGDRIALIGPNGAGKTTFVNLVTGNLSPDSGEVRLGGELVTKVDAIGRVRRGLVRSFQVTRLFQDMTPAEHVGLAVLQRDGKTGHMFGNFLRMPDVMAEVDDLLGKLGLAFLMHRKVSEIAYGQQRLLEIAVALALKPKVLLLDEPAAGVPQSDTGRIEQALADLPADLAVLMIEHDMDLVFRFARRVIVLASGAIIFDGLPEDVTKDARVREAYLGSYANASHIA; encoded by the coding sequence ATGAGCCCGGTCTTCGAAGTCGCCAATCTCAAGAAAGCCTTCGGCGGCCTTGCCGTCACCAATAATGTCTCGCTCACGATGTCGCCTGGCGATCGCATCGCGCTGATCGGCCCGAACGGCGCCGGCAAGACCACCTTCGTCAACCTCGTGACCGGTAATCTCTCTCCCGATTCCGGTGAGGTTCGCCTCGGCGGCGAGCTGGTAACGAAGGTCGATGCGATCGGCAGGGTCAGACGCGGCCTTGTCCGCTCCTTTCAGGTGACGCGGCTCTTCCAGGACATGACGCCGGCCGAACATGTGGGACTTGCCGTCCTTCAGCGCGACGGAAAGACCGGGCACATGTTCGGCAATTTCCTGCGTATGCCCGATGTCATGGCCGAGGTCGATGATCTCCTCGGCAAGCTCGGACTGGCTTTCCTGATGCATCGCAAGGTCAGCGAAATCGCCTATGGCCAGCAGCGGCTTCTCGAGATCGCCGTGGCGCTGGCATTGAAGCCGAAGGTGCTGCTGCTCGACGAGCCGGCAGCCGGCGTGCCGCAGAGCGATACCGGCCGCATCGAACAGGCGCTGGCCGATCTGCCTGCCGATCTCGCAGTGCTGATGATCGAACACGACATGGACCTCGTCTTCCGTTTTGCCAGACGCGTCATCGTGCTTGCATCAGGCGCGATCATCTTCGATGGCCTGCCGGAAGACGTCACCAAGGATGCGCGCGTGCGCGAGGCCTATCTCGGGAGCTATGCCAATGCCAGCCATATCGCTTGA
- a CDS encoding branched-chain amino acid ABC transporter permease, which translates to MALVMNNENEGLQHRRGSIGRDLIGIAVIIVIGAVGYFAFPDNLALLTRMITIALLVLSLDLVTGYCGVATLGHAALFGSGAYAAGILSAHYGINDPLLMMLAGIVGGAVAGLLSGAVILRAHGLPQLVLSIALINLFHEFANKASSWTGGSDGLSGIAPDPVFGLFEFDLYGHTAFFFGMALLLIVFVLLRFLVRSPFGMLCRAIKQDPLRIRAMGASPKAALIRMYAISGAVAGVGGALNAISTQVVGLDSLSFTQSAEALVMLVLGGTGSLFGALSGTVIFMLFEDYVSAANPFHWLTMVGAMLIAVVLFAPKGLFGTAAAFVSRRREQR; encoded by the coding sequence ATGGCGCTTGTGATGAACAACGAAAACGAAGGTCTACAGCATCGCCGCGGATCTATCGGCCGCGATCTTATCGGAATAGCGGTCATCATAGTCATTGGCGCGGTCGGCTATTTCGCCTTCCCCGATAATCTCGCGCTTTTGACCCGGATGATCACGATCGCCCTGCTCGTCCTGTCGCTCGATCTGGTGACCGGTTATTGCGGCGTCGCAACGCTCGGCCATGCCGCACTTTTCGGCTCCGGCGCCTATGCCGCCGGGATCCTGTCGGCGCATTACGGCATCAATGATCCGCTGCTGATGATGCTGGCCGGCATTGTCGGCGGCGCGGTTGCCGGGCTGCTCAGCGGCGCCGTCATCCTGCGTGCGCATGGACTGCCGCAGCTGGTGCTGTCGATTGCGCTGATCAACCTCTTCCATGAATTCGCCAACAAGGCCTCGTCATGGACAGGCGGCAGCGACGGACTTTCCGGCATTGCGCCGGACCCGGTCTTCGGCCTCTTCGAATTCGATCTCTACGGTCACACCGCCTTCTTTTTCGGAATGGCGCTGCTGCTGATCGTCTTCGTACTGCTGAGGTTCCTGGTTCGCTCGCCCTTCGGCATGCTTTGCCGCGCCATCAAGCAGGACCCGCTGCGCATCCGCGCCATGGGTGCTTCGCCGAAGGCAGCTCTGATCAGGATGTACGCGATCTCCGGCGCCGTTGCCGGTGTCGGCGGTGCCTTGAACGCGATTTCGACACAGGTCGTCGGCCTCGACAGCCTGTCTTTCACCCAATCGGCCGAAGCGCTTGTGATGCTGGTCCTCGGCGGCACCGGTTCTCTCTTCGGGGCACTTTCCGGCACTGTCATCTTCATGCTCTTTGAGGACTATGTCTCCGCCGCCAATCCCTTCCATTGGCTGACCATGGTCGGCGCGATGCTGATTGCCGTCGTGCTCTTTGCGCCGAAAGGTCTCTTCGGCACGGCCGCAGCCTTCGTTAGCCGCCGCAGGGAGCAGCGCTGA
- a CDS encoding branched-chain amino acid ABC transporter permease — MQTVFSIAVDALAYGMVLFVISIGLSVTMGLMRVVNLAHGAFAMIGGYIASYVARDLGLGYAAAVIAAVVITIIIAIPIERFLYRRIYGAPELTQVLMTIGITFCVIGIANYVMGPTLKTIPLAGALQGSADLGFRTIPVHRLFVILCGLAVALALWFAIDRTSFGVKLRASVDDAAMAAALGVRTEIIYAVSFAVAVGLAAFGGVVGAELLPVEPYYALRYMVTFLVVVSVGGAGSIPGALIACLLLGAIDTTGRYLMPEFGEFFFYLAVIAIICVFPRGLAGRAK; from the coding sequence ATGCAGACAGTTTTCAGCATAGCCGTCGACGCCCTTGCCTACGGCATGGTGCTGTTCGTGATCTCGATCGGCCTTTCGGTGACCATGGGGCTGATGCGCGTCGTCAACCTCGCCCATGGCGCCTTCGCAATGATCGGCGGCTATATCGCTTCCTATGTCGCACGCGATCTTGGCCTCGGTTATGCCGCGGCGGTCATCGCCGCCGTTGTCATCACCATCATCATCGCTATTCCGATCGAGCGTTTTCTCTACCGCCGGATCTATGGCGCGCCGGAACTGACGCAGGTGCTGATGACCATCGGCATCACCTTCTGCGTCATCGGCATCGCCAATTATGTCATGGGGCCGACGCTGAAGACCATCCCGCTTGCCGGTGCGCTGCAAGGATCGGCCGATCTCGGCTTCCGCACCATTCCCGTTCACCGGCTTTTCGTCATCCTCTGCGGCCTCGCCGTGGCGCTCGCCCTCTGGTTTGCGATCGACAGGACGAGCTTCGGCGTCAAGCTGCGTGCCTCCGTCGATGATGCGGCGATGGCTGCCGCACTCGGTGTGCGCACCGAGATCATCTATGCGGTGAGTTTTGCCGTTGCCGTCGGGCTCGCCGCCTTTGGCGGCGTGGTCGGCGCCGAACTCCTGCCCGTCGAACCCTATTACGCGCTGCGCTACATGGTGACCTTCCTGGTCGTCGTCTCCGTCGGCGGCGCGGGCTCCATTCCAGGCGCGCTGATCGCCTGTCTGCTGCTGGGCGCGATCGATACGACAGGACGGTATCTGATGCCGGAATTCGGCGAATTCTTCTTCTATCTCGCCGTGATCGCAATCATCTGCGTCTTCCCGCGCGGCCTTGCCGGAAGGGCGAAATAA
- a CDS encoding ABC transporter substrate-binding protein, which produces MKKLFLAAIAAVAMGTSAYADTIKVGVIGPFSGPFALQGKNFKAGIDAYMAVNGNKVGNDTVEIVYRDVPQADPAQSKALAQELIVKEKVQYLAGFYFTPDAMAVTPILKQGNVPMVIMNAATSAIVTKSPLVVRTSFTTWQTSTPIAKVAFDAGVKKVISVVSDYGPGIDAENAFKAGFEKAGGQVVEAIRMPLATNDFSPIMQRIRDSGAEGVFAFLPSGPTTLGFVKAYNDNGLRAAGIKFFAPGDLTQESDLPALGDAALGIQTTFHYAVSHDSPENKAFVEAATKAIGNKAELSFPAVSAYDGMYVIYKMIEATGGKQDAEKAVDAVKGLAWTSPRGPVSIDPESRHITQNIYLREVTKADDGTYINKEVQTFEKQGDPGLAAVK; this is translated from the coding sequence ATGAAGAAACTATTTCTGGCCGCCATTGCGGCAGTCGCCATGGGCACGAGCGCCTATGCCGACACCATCAAAGTCGGGGTCATCGGGCCGTTCTCCGGTCCGTTCGCGCTCCAAGGCAAGAACTTCAAGGCCGGCATCGATGCCTATATGGCGGTCAACGGCAACAAGGTCGGCAACGATACGGTCGAGATCGTCTATCGCGATGTGCCGCAGGCAGATCCCGCCCAATCCAAGGCGCTTGCGCAGGAACTCATTGTCAAGGAGAAGGTCCAGTATCTGGCCGGCTTCTATTTCACCCCCGATGCCATGGCTGTGACGCCGATCCTGAAGCAGGGCAATGTGCCGATGGTCATCATGAACGCTGCCACCTCGGCGATCGTCACCAAGAGCCCGCTCGTCGTCCGCACCTCGTTTACCACCTGGCAGACCTCGACGCCGATCGCCAAGGTCGCCTTCGACGCCGGCGTCAAGAAGGTGATTTCCGTCGTCAGCGATTACGGCCCCGGCATCGATGCCGAGAACGCTTTCAAGGCCGGCTTCGAAAAGGCCGGCGGCCAGGTGGTCGAGGCGATCCGCATGCCGCTTGCGACCAACGACTTCAGCCCGATCATGCAGCGCATCAGGGATTCTGGCGCTGAGGGCGTGTTCGCCTTCCTGCCCTCCGGCCCGACGACGCTCGGCTTCGTCAAGGCTTACAACGACAATGGCCTGAGGGCTGCCGGCATCAAGTTCTTCGCGCCGGGTGACCTGACGCAGGAATCCGATCTGCCGGCGCTCGGCGATGCCGCACTCGGCATCCAGACGACCTTCCACTATGCCGTGTCGCACGATTCTCCGGAGAACAAGGCTTTCGTCGAGGCGGCGACCAAGGCGATCGGCAACAAGGCCGAACTCTCCTTCCCCGCGGTCAGCGCCTATGACGGTATGTATGTCATCTACAAGATGATCGAGGCGACGGGCGGCAAGCAGGATGCTGAAAAGGCCGTCGATGCGGTCAAGGGCCTTGCCTGGACCAGCCCGCGCGGCCCGGTTTCGATCGATCCGGAAAGCCGTCACATCACGCAGAACATCTATCTGCGCGAAGTCACCAAGGCAGATGACGGGACCTACATTAACAAGGAGGTCCAGACCTTCGAGAAGCAGGGCGATCCGGGCCTGGCGGCCGTCAAGTAA
- the pobA gene encoding 4-hydroxybenzoate 3-monooxygenase, which yields MRTQVAIIGSGPSGLLLGQLLTEAGIDNVILDRVNKDYILGRVRAGVLEEGTVGLLDQAKSGARLHAEGLPHDGFSLAFDGRDHRIDLHELTDGRRVTVYGQTEVTRDLMERREASGSLSIYDAVDVVPHDFDGHSPFVTYVKDGVAKRIDCDFIAGCDGFHGASRKAVPERAIRSFEKVYPFGWLGVLADVAPVSHELIYANHPRGFALCSMRSATRSRYYIQCALDEKIEDWSDGRFWDELRRRLPVHHAQALATAPSFEKSIAPLRSFVAEPMRFGRLFLVGDAAHIVPPTGAKGLNLAASDVHYLFSGLIEHYREGSDGGIDAYSQKALARVWKAVRFSWWMTTMMHRFPDTGDFDQKIQEAELDYLTHSRAASTALAENYVGLPF from the coding sequence TTGCGAACTCAGGTCGCCATCATCGGTTCGGGGCCATCCGGCCTGCTGCTCGGCCAACTTCTGACCGAAGCCGGCATCGACAATGTCATTCTCGATCGTGTGAACAAGGATTATATCCTCGGCCGGGTTCGCGCCGGCGTTCTGGAGGAAGGCACCGTCGGGCTGCTGGATCAGGCAAAGTCAGGCGCGAGGCTGCATGCCGAGGGCCTGCCGCATGACGGTTTCTCGCTGGCCTTCGACGGACGCGACCATCGCATCGACCTCCACGAATTGACCGACGGCAGGCGTGTTACGGTTTATGGACAGACAGAGGTGACGCGCGATCTCATGGAGCGGCGTGAAGCGAGCGGCTCCCTGTCGATCTACGATGCCGTCGATGTCGTGCCGCATGACTTCGACGGCCATTCTCCCTTCGTCACCTATGTGAAAGACGGTGTTGCCAAGCGCATCGATTGCGACTTCATCGCCGGCTGCGACGGCTTTCACGGCGCCAGCCGCAAGGCCGTTCCGGAACGAGCGATCAGGAGTTTCGAGAAGGTCTACCCCTTCGGCTGGCTGGGGGTCCTTGCCGACGTGGCGCCTGTCAGCCATGAACTGATCTACGCCAACCATCCAAGGGGCTTTGCGCTCTGTTCGATGCGCTCGGCCACCCGCAGCCGCTACTACATCCAATGTGCGCTCGACGAGAAGATCGAGGACTGGAGCGACGGCCGCTTCTGGGACGAGTTGAGACGGCGCCTGCCGGTGCATCACGCCCAAGCCTTGGCGACCGCGCCGTCCTTCGAGAAATCGATCGCGCCGCTGCGCTCCTTCGTCGCCGAACCGATGCGTTTCGGCCGGCTTTTCCTGGTCGGCGACGCCGCCCATATCGTCCCGCCGACCGGCGCCAAGGGACTGAACCTTGCCGCCAGCGACGTTCATTATCTTTTCTCAGGGCTGATCGAGCATTACCGCGAGGGATCGGATGGCGGCATCGACGCCTACTCGCAAAAGGCGCTCGCCCGCGTGTGGAAAGCCGTGCGGTTTTCCTGGTGGATGACGACGATGATGCATCGTTTTCCGGATACCGGGGATTTTGACCAGAAGATCCAGGAGGCGGAGCTCGACTATCTCACCCACTCCCGCGCCGCCTCGACGGCGCTTGCGGAGAACTATGTGGGACTGCCATTCTGA
- a CDS encoding helix-turn-helix domain-containing protein: MSRQVPTYELYGEKTGREPDFWVHCETIRSRSSLHQWEIRPHRHESFFQILYIESGSGDAIFGEKSHAIRPPAIITVPPVLDHGFRFSRDIDGLVITLLRSHLSHPLGDRSQLGEWLAAPHLTPLDPDNAEAAYVMQTLKRLGDEFENRRSGRNEALAAYVALALRLTARISHEGNTRELPPNENERRMEMLSELIQQHFRSHKPASFYARELGLSPTHLTRIVRSMTGNTPHELIAGKLVEEAKRQLVFTLGSVQEIGFRLGFADPAYFSRFFVKYTGETPRVWRMKEKVRLEGV; the protein is encoded by the coding sequence ATGAGCAGACAGGTCCCTACCTATGAACTCTACGGCGAAAAGACCGGGCGAGAACCGGATTTTTGGGTGCATTGCGAAACAATTCGCTCTCGCAGCAGCTTGCATCAATGGGAGATTCGCCCGCACCGCCACGAGAGTTTCTTTCAGATATTGTACATCGAAAGCGGTTCGGGCGATGCGATCTTCGGCGAAAAGAGCCATGCCATCCGTCCGCCGGCCATCATCACCGTGCCGCCCGTGCTCGATCATGGCTTTCGTTTTTCACGCGATATCGACGGCCTGGTGATCACCCTGTTGAGATCCCATCTCAGCCATCCGCTCGGTGATCGAAGCCAGCTCGGCGAATGGCTGGCGGCGCCGCATCTGACGCCGCTCGATCCCGATAATGCCGAGGCAGCCTATGTCATGCAGACGTTGAAGCGGCTGGGCGACGAATTCGAAAACCGCCGCAGCGGCCGCAACGAGGCGTTGGCCGCCTATGTCGCCCTGGCACTGCGGCTGACGGCGAGGATTTCTCATGAAGGGAATACGCGCGAGCTTCCGCCCAACGAGAACGAGCGGCGAATGGAAATGCTGAGCGAGCTCATTCAGCAACATTTTCGATCACACAAGCCCGCGTCCTTCTACGCCAGAGAGCTTGGGCTTTCCCCGACTCATCTCACCCGCATCGTCCGGTCGATGACCGGCAACACTCCCCACGAACTGATCGCCGGTAAACTCGTCGAAGAGGCGAAACGCCAGCTGGTTTTTACGCTGGGCAGCGTTCAGGAGATCGGATTTCGGCTCGGCTTTGCCGACCCCGCCTATTTCTCGCGCTTCTTCGTTAAATACACCGGAGAAACGCCGCGGGTCTGGCGCATGAAGGAGAAGGTTCGGCTTGAAGGTGTATAG
- a CDS encoding phosphoketolase family protein — MEKHVSTAALNDAELTLIDRYWRAANYLSIGQIYLLANPLLREPLKPEHIKPRLLGHWGTTPGLNFIYAHLNRLIRARDLDIIYMCGPGHGGPGMVANTYLEGIYSEIYPDISEDAEGMRKLFRQFSFPGGIPSHAAPETPGSIHEGGELGYALVHAYGAAFDNPDLIVACVIGDGEAETGPLAASWHSNKFLNPTRDGAVLPILHLNGYKIANPTILGRASREDLQSLFEGYGYEPFFVEGHEPRDMHRQMAATFDRVFDRIREIQEEARNGKAPDTCPRWPMIVLRSPKGWTGPKEVDGKKVEGFWRAHQVPVSNCRENEGHRKILEDWMRGYDPKDLFGSDGRLKPELRALAPVGERRMGANPHANGGLLRMELDVPDIRDYAVDIGKRGSAMVQSTEILGHYLRDTMKRNAKAANFRIFGPDETESNRLGSVFEVTDRVWMEGIEPYDVHLSRDGRVMEVLSEHLCQGWLEGYLLTGRHGLFSCYEAFIHIIDSMFNQHAKWLKVTRELEWRKPISSLNYLLTSHVWRQDHNGFSHQDPGFVDLVANKKADIVRIYLPPDANTLLWVGDHCLRTYDRINVIVAGKQPEPQWLSMDEAVKHCEAGIGIWHWASNEDDTILPDLVMACAGDVPTMETLAAVDLLRKAIPELKIRTVNVVDLLALQSRDQHPHGLTDQAFDAIFTADKPVIFAYHGYPYLIHRLTYKRTNHRNIHVRGFIEEGTTTTPFDMTVLNELDRFHLAIEAIERVPGLKEKAGKALAAFRGKLAEHHDYVREYGEDIPEVRNWTWPAA; from the coding sequence ATGGAAAAGCATGTCTCGACCGCCGCCCTTAACGATGCCGAACTCACCCTGATCGACCGCTATTGGCGCGCCGCCAATTATCTCTCCATCGGCCAGATCTATCTGCTGGCCAATCCGCTGCTGCGCGAGCCGCTGAAACCAGAGCACATCAAACCCCGCCTGCTCGGCCATTGGGGCACGACACCCGGCCTCAACTTCATCTATGCGCATCTGAACCGTCTCATCCGCGCTCGCGACCTCGATATCATCTACATGTGCGGCCCCGGCCATGGCGGGCCGGGCATGGTCGCCAACACCTATCTCGAAGGCATCTACAGCGAGATCTATCCCGATATCTCCGAGGATGCCGAAGGCATGCGCAAGCTTTTCCGACAATTCTCCTTCCCCGGCGGCATTCCGAGCCACGCGGCACCCGAAACGCCGGGCTCGATCCACGAGGGCGGCGAACTCGGTTACGCCCTCGTCCATGCCTATGGCGCCGCCTTCGACAATCCCGATCTGATCGTCGCCTGCGTCATCGGCGACGGCGAAGCCGAAACCGGGCCACTGGCTGCGAGCTGGCATTCCAACAAATTCCTCAATCCCACCCGCGACGGCGCCGTGCTGCCGATCCTGCATCTGAACGGCTACAAGATCGCCAATCCGACCATTCTTGGCCGCGCCAGTCGCGAGGATTTGCAGAGCCTCTTCGAAGGCTACGGCTACGAACCTTTCTTCGTCGAGGGCCACGAGCCGCGCGACATGCACCGGCAGATGGCCGCAACCTTCGACAGGGTCTTCGATCGCATTCGCGAAATCCAGGAGGAAGCTCGTAATGGCAAGGCGCCCGATACCTGCCCGCGCTGGCCGATGATCGTGCTGCGCAGCCCGAAGGGCTGGACAGGACCGAAGGAAGTCGACGGCAAGAAAGTCGAAGGCTTCTGGCGCGCCCACCAGGTGCCGGTCTCCAATTGCCGCGAGAATGAAGGGCATCGCAAGATCCTCGAGGACTGGATGCGCGGCTATGACCCGAAAGACCTGTTCGGCAGCGACGGCCGGCTGAAACCCGAGCTGCGGGCGCTAGCCCCTGTCGGCGAGCGCCGCATGGGCGCCAATCCGCATGCCAATGGCGGTTTGCTGCGCATGGAACTCGATGTTCCCGATATTCGCGACTATGCGGTCGATATCGGCAAGCGCGGCAGCGCCATGGTGCAATCGACGGAAATCCTCGGCCATTATCTGCGCGACACGATGAAGCGCAACGCGAAGGCTGCCAACTTCCGTATCTTCGGCCCTGACGAGACAGAATCGAACCGTCTCGGCAGCGTCTTCGAAGTCACCGACCGTGTCTGGATGGAGGGTATCGAACCCTACGACGTCCACTTGTCTCGGGATGGACGTGTCATGGAGGTGCTGAGCGAACATCTCTGCCAGGGCTGGCTGGAAGGCTACCTGCTGACTGGCCGCCACGGCCTGTTCTCCTGCTACGAGGCCTTCATCCACATCATCGATTCCATGTTCAACCAGCACGCCAAATGGCTGAAGGTGACGCGGGAACTCGAGTGGAGAAAGCCGATCTCGTCGCTGAATTACCTGCTGACCTCTCACGTCTGGCGTCAGGACCACAATGGCTTCAGCCATCAGGATCCCGGCTTCGTCGATCTCGTCGCCAATAAGAAGGCCGATATCGTCCGCATCTACCTGCCGCCGGATGCCAACACCCTGCTCTGGGTCGGCGACCATTGCCTGCGCACCTATGACCGCATCAATGTCATCGTCGCCGGCAAGCAACCGGAGCCGCAATGGCTATCGATGGATGAGGCCGTGAAACATTGCGAGGCCGGCATCGGCATCTGGCACTGGGCGAGTAACGAGGACGACACCATCCTGCCTGATCTCGTCATGGCCTGCGCCGGCGACGTGCCGACCATGGAAACGCTTGCAGCGGTCGATCTTCTGCGTAAGGCCATTCCCGAGCTGAAGATCCGCACCGTCAACGTCGTCGATCTCCTGGCACTGCAATCCAGGGATCAGCATCCGCACGGCCTGACCGACCAGGCCTTCGACGCGATCTTCACCGCCGACAAGCCTGTCATTTTCGCCTATCACGGCTATCCCTATCTCATTCACCGCCTGACCTATAAACGCACCAACCACCGCAACATCCACGTCCGCGGCTTCATTGAGGAAGGCACGACGACCACACCCTTCGACATGACCGTCCTCAACGAACTCGACCGTTTCCACCTCGCCATCGAAGCGATCGAGCGTGTACCCGGCCTGAAGGAAAAAGCAGGCAAAGCGCTCGCCGCCTTCCGCGGCAAGCTTGCCGAGCATCACGACTATGTCCGTGAATATGGCGAGGACATCCCGGAGGTCCGAAACTGGACGTGGCCGGCGGCGTGA